Sequence from the Fulvivirga ligni genome:
CGCCAAAAACACCTGAGGATAGCCATGAGCAAAGGCTTGAGGATATTTATTTACCCAATCCATTCTACTTACATCACTTATCGTATTCCAGCCTAAATAGTACTTCTTCCAATCTTCTGTTGTATATATTTCATAGGGACCACCACTTTCAATCAACGGCATAGTGGCCGATATGGTAAACTCCATACCATCATAAAGATCAAGCACCTTGTAGAGTCCATCTGTAACGGCTCCTTCCTTATGGATGGTGAATTTATCATCCCACACTTGCTGGTGCTTTTCAAGGTGAGGCAGCAATTGGTCTCTCCATGCGTTATCAGGGTGAATCTTTAGAAAAGCCTCGGCACCATCGATCATCCAGCTACTAAAGTGGTGACTTTCAGGTCTTTTTATATAGGTATGAAAATTAGTACCATCTCTTTGATCATGTTTAGAACCATATCCCTGCATCCAAAAATCAATATATGATTGTAAGTATGTCTTATCCTTAAACCATCTTAAATCATAAAACTGATGGCCTGCAGGACAAGAGATAGCCCCGCTCATACTGCCGTGGCCTGGCCAGCCAAAAAACTCGGTAAACACCCAATAATCTTTATTATCATCCGGGTCCGTCCATTTTCTGAAATGCTTAGAGATCATCCACCAGCGATAGTTATAAACTTCTGTAAAATTCTCGTTGGATGATATGAACAAGGGCACATTATCCTGTAGCAGTTGATCTTTTTTACTGTTATCAAAAGGAGAATCAGATTCTGGCCTATTGGGATAACCATTAAACTCTTTCACGTTATCAGAAAGCTTGGTTGAAGCAGCTTGCTTTAACCTTTTCAATTCAACATCATAATCCGTCTGTTGAGCAGAGGCTGCTATTGGTAAAGCCACCAAAAGAATGGCTATATGAAAGGTCAGTTGCTTCAATGACCTGGATAAATATATCATTTGAAAATTTTAGACAATAACTTTAATTTATTGGTATTACTATTCACCACTGCTCTAAATAAGAACCCTGAGCTTCAAGTAAATCGATTTACCAGAGGTAAAGATACTTGAAGATATTGATGAAAGCTTTTGATACCTAAAAATTAAGAGTGACTCATACTGATAATCTCATCATTCATTTCCAAAATAAAATCACCCCAGCTCTACCAAAGCAGACCTGGGGCTGCTGATCTAGGCTATTGCTTTCTTGCCTACCTGTTTTTTAGCTAGTTTAAAGATGTAATTCACCCCAAAAGTAGCTAACACTACCACGGGCATTATCAGCATGGTTTCCAGAGGAGATTTGGACTTATAACCAAATATCATGGCACCCCAAAACACCAGTGTCCATTGAATAACATACATGGAGGTAACATTCTTACTACAATAATAGACCAGGTTAAGGAAATAATTAGATTCAGTATTTCTAATCAGGAAATGAACGACCCAAAAAGCCACTAGATTTAACCCAAGGAGATAAAACGCACCCCAGGTCCCAAATGAAAAAAGTCTCCAAAATGATATGTGAAATTATAATAACATAATGCACCACCCACAGCTAAAAAGATAAGTCCATATAGCAACATTTTCTTGAACAGTAAGTCTTGATCATTTTGCATTTCTTTATAATAACGACCGAAAAACATCCCAGCAAACATAAACGACATCCAGGGAAACACCGGAAAATAAACATGCCAGGCATCACTAAAGAATAATTCACATAGGTAATGTAATACAGGGATATCTGTGGAAAAGCCGGATAGCAAACGGGAAGGAAGAGCTATTAACAATGCTATCACCAATAAAATGAATTTATTTTTCACGTACCGGTTAGCCCATCCCATAAAAAACAGCGCCACGCCGGCTAATTGTAGAATATCTCCAATAGTAGCCAGCCAAATCAGCTGACCTGAACTTAGCGGTCTGACCCAACCGTAGTCTTGAAGGAAGCCCTCTGGCATAGTGTGAAATAGCTCTAGTGGCACTATAAATTTTAAAACATTCATTAGGTATCCTACGCCTAATATGATAAGCCCTCTTTTCATGGATCCTGCCACGCTCTGTCTGCTGGACAGAACAAATGAAACTCCCATAGATACTAAAAACATAGCTGTGCCCTTACCTAAAAAATGAATGACATGTCCTAATGTAGAATCTCGCTGAGTCTCTATACTTCCATACACCCATAATGTATGTACAAGAATCATAACTAGCACACTCATCCCCCGGCCGAAGTCTATGGCCGAAATTCTTTTATTTTGAAGCGTTTCCATTACACATTGCCCTCCATTTTCACTCTCCTAAAGGTAGCTACAGGGTTGGTCAGTTTACCGAAAAACTGTAAAGCCGCCGCAGGATCGGCCAGATTCACCATTTGCCTATTGTTTTTTAGCTGCAGCCGATTAAGGCATGACCTATCAAACTCTTCTGCAAATAGATCAAACTTCATATACTTATGCTCATATTGTGGCCAATCTTCCTGGTATTCATAAATAACTTCAGCTACGGTTTGCCAAAAAACGCCTTCTGTACAAATATTCTGTTCTTCCAGTATGGCACTTAAAAATCTAAAGAAGCAATCAAATACGTCGGTGAATATTGAGAGTAATCGGATATTTTCTGGCACATCGGCAAATATTCTCTTCACTTCACCACTTAGCTCTACCTCGCTACTCAAGACTTGCATTTCCTCTGTAATATCTTTCATTATAGCCTTTACCGGAACATTCTCTTCCATAACCAAGATCAGGTTTTCACCGTGCGGCATAAAAACGGTGTCATACTTATAAAAACAATGAAGCAAAGGTTTCATATAACATTTGAGATAACTCTGTAACCATTGCTTTGCTGGTAAGCCTGAGGCATTGATTAATTCTGCCACTAATGACCGGTTGTCTTCATCGTTATGAAGTAAGGCTGCCATGGTCATGAGCCTCTGTCCAGAAGCCAGCTTTGATGATGGGCTCTCTCTCCATAAGGCCGAAAGCATCTTATTATAAGCGTTGGTCCTACCCAATTCTTCAAAATAGAAATTTCTATAGCCAACAGTGGCTACTTCACCCAGCATTTCAAAACCTTGATCTTTTAAATATTGATCATTCCCCAATGTTTGATTTACCCACTCAGTAATAGCAGGAGTACCACTCATATAATATGGAGATAAACCCCGCATAAATCCCATATTCAAAATGGAAAGGGAAGTTTTCACGTAGTATTTATCGGGTTTAGTAATATTATATAATGTTCTTATGGACTGCTGAGCTAAATATTGATCGCGCCCCCTTCCCAGGTAAATCAATCTTTTATTGGCGATGTCAGGAGAAAATATACTTGCCAATTTGTTAAACCACTGCCATGGATGTACTGGTATAAAGCAATACTCGTCAGCACTAACTCCTAAAGAATTTAGCTTATCATTAAATTGATTCACTACCTCATCGCCAAGCTCATTTGAAAGTAAATTCCTGTACGTCAGACCGTTGACATGAGAAAAATTGGTCTGTTCTTTATGACCAGCTAGCCATATTAATTGAAAGCTTGTATCAGCTTCAGGAGCATATTTTTTATAATCTACAGTATCAAATCCAATGCGTCCGTTATTAGCTACAAAACAAGGGTGACCGGCGGTCATAGCATGCTCTATCTGCTGGTATTCTGCATTGATGAGTTCAGTAGCCGGAGTGGCTTTGGTCTGTCGCATATAAGCGCTACCGTAGAGAGTGCTGGCAATCTCCTCCAAATAGGTAGGCAACATTTCAGCCGGTATGCCAAGGGTGTTTTTAAAATCCAATATGAATGACAATCCATCTAATGCAGCTGTTTCATCATTAACTTTTTTGGTTATGCTGGTTTCATCTATAGACCAATGATCTAAAGCCAGCTTTTTAGCTCTAAAGTAATAGATTACTCCAGGCTGGTCAGCGCTTAGTGCATAGTGCTCATATCCATTGCTGTCCTTTTCAAATGATTTTGGTTGCAATATCAATTCATGGGCAAACTCACCAATAGCTTTTCTAATAAAAATGATATTAGCTTTTGACCAGTTTTTCTCATTCAGGTGATTTACGGCTTCTTCAGGATCATTGGCTAATGTGATAGGCCCACCTAGATCATGCTCACTTTTGGCTATTCGATAATCAGATTTTGTGCAGAAGGCCAAATGAGCTGTTTTGTGAGGAAGTTTTAATGATTTATCATATTTAAATCCGGCTTTCTTATTAAGTACATGAATTTTCTCATTTCTAATATCGGGCTCTACCACTATCCTATTTACTTTTTCATCTGAAAATATAAAATCCATAATAGTAGTAAACACATGCCAGGTGAAATGGGCAATTTTGCTCTTTGGAGGAGCTATTAGTATATGCATGCCAGCATCTCCTGGTTTTACATCATAGTATTTTCCTATGAGATCCTGCTCCGGATCATACCGTTCTAGCAAAAAGATTGGAGCATTATTGTAATATGCCATAAAGACTTGGGTATGGCCATTTACTATTTCCTGGTAAGCAGATTTAACCTGATCTAAAGAGGTATTCTGCATATCCCAGTATTTTGCGTAATCTTGGTTGACCCACTGGTGGATGTACTTTGACTCACTTTCTACATCAAAAGCGTATAATTCAAAGACACCAATGCCTTTGATATGCTTTCTGAAAATGGGCTTTCTATTATTTTTAGGTTGAATTATAAAAGACATGTTTGAAATTTTAATTTTTATTGATTGGAAATTGAAGGCTTCCCCAGTCCCTCCCGCGAACTTTTAAAGACCAGGCAATACAATGATAGGGTGATTAAAAAGCCAGCTCCAGCTATCCAGAATGGAATAACTAAGCCGTACTGATCTACCATTACCCCCACGCCAAATGAGGTAATCAGCACACCCAAATTCTGAAAGAAATGTATCTTGCTGTAATCTGTAGCATAGGCTTTTGGGGTACTGAGTTCAAATAGTAGCACATCGAATTTTATCACCGCATGATAGATGGCCCAGCCATAAATTAGCCGTCCAACAATTATCACCCATGCTACCTGTGAGCCCTGTAAAAGTAGACCTGCAACACCAAGAATTATGGAAGGTATAATAGCATTGAAGCCGTCTTTGGCCAATATTTTTCTATGATCAAGCCATAAGGCTACAAGAGCTACCAGAGCCGGAAGAGCATACATAGAACCAGAAACTATTTTACTATCATAGCTTGAGATTGCTTCCCAATACACGGAAAAGAAAGGCCTTATCATATAGGCACTACCATACAAAATCATGGTAATTAGACCTAGTTTTAAGATAAAATCTTTAGGAAGGAGATCGCTTTTTTCGGTAGGCTCGTCAGGTAGCTTATAGTCAGTATTATAACGGGAGCTTCTAAGCAGATAAAAGCTTACTGCCATCTGAATAAAATCACCGGCGGCCATAACCAGAAATATAAATTTAGGATTGAATGAATCTACAGCTGCACCACCCAGAATGGCTCCCAGGATACTACCAAAATGTACCACTACTGATAATAGCCCAACGGTGCTGGTATGATTCTCCTTTTCCACCAAGCTCATTACATATGGATAGATAAGCAGGTAACTACCCTTAAAAACTATCATAGTAAGGGAGATGACCCAAAACAGTGCTAATGAATTTATCCGAAAGCAGTAAACGCACAAGAGCCCTGCCGCCAACTGCGTGTAGACCAGCAACTTTAACTCAGCTACCCGTTTGGTTACAAACGCCCAAAGCGGAAAAGCCACCATTACAGTAAAACACATGGCAGCAATGTAATACCCCACATGTTTGGGATCACTAACCCCAAAAGTGCCTTTAAAAAACTGAGGGAAAAACGGATGAAGCATGGAGTCACTTACCACCGCCAGCAATGTCATGCCAATAAGAAATAATTTAAGATTCATGGGTTATACTAATTCAAGTTTCTGAATAGCTTTTTCCTGCGGTGCACCAAACTGTTGAAAGGCAATGCTTTTTTCTAAAGGATAATGCTCTGTGCCCGTCATCTCCTTTATTATATATGAGTTGCGATAGCAGGCCATCCCCAGATCCGGAGTGACAAAGCCATGAGTATGAAGCTCAGCATTTTGCACAAAGATTTCTTTACCTTGATGGTCTATACTGTAATTTCTATTGACATCGTACCTGCCCTTATCATCCCATTTTATACGCCCTTCTACGCCTTTAATAAAGTCTGGCTGACTGTATTTGTAGCCTGTAGCTAGAACAAGA
This genomic interval carries:
- a CDS encoding MGH1-like glycoside hydrolase domain-containing protein, translated to MIYLSRSLKQLTFHIAILLVALPIAASAQQTDYDVELKRLKQAASTKLSDNVKEFNGYPNRPESDSPFDNSKKDQLLQDNVPLFISSNENFTEVYNYRWWMISKHFRKWTDPDDNKDYWVFTEFFGWPGHGSMSGAISCPAGHQFYDLRWFKDKTYLQSYIDFWMQGYGSKHDQRDGTNFHTYIKRPESHHFSSWMIDGAEAFLKIHPDNAWRDQLLPHLEKHQQVWDDKFTIHKEGAVTDGLYKVLDLYDGMEFTISATMPLIESGGPYEIYTTEDWKKYYLGWNTISDVSRMDWVNKYPQAFAHGYPQVFLARPSINSYYYGNLMSLGNLYALKAKDSGDKADKNQSKTYYDRAKEQQKKTLNTLWNEEDSFFYSFTAADNKYGVTDKASKVRESVGYSPWYFNMVPQGKNEYSAAWEMLGSDKGFNNTKGMSTAEIQHPLYNEQAYAWNGRGWPFQNSVVNKAYANYLRNYKKEATEEDKELLYSLMDKLVVMHGEEKNIGEFYIPSNGETFGGVKDYFHSTFPDMLISDLLGFKGSHKDEFSLEPLLPQDEWEYFYLGNINYHDHLIDIVWKKDWDKKESGNQSKLCIWVDGKLVSKTNELGDKLVVEL
- a CDS encoding heparan-alpha-glucosaminide N-acetyltransferase domain-containing protein; this translates as METLQNKRISAIDFGRGMSVLVMILVHTLWVYGSIETQRDSTLGHVIHFLGKGTAMFLVSMGVSFVLSSRQSVAGSMKRGLIILGVGYLMNVLKFIVPLELFHTMPEGFLQDYGWVRPLSSGQLIWLATIGDILQLAGVALFFMGWANRYVKNKFILLVIALLIALPSRLLSGFSTDIPVLHYLCELFFSDAWHVYFPVFPWMSFMFAGMFFGRYYKEMQNDQDLLFKKMLLYGLIFLAVGGALCYYNFTYHFGDFFHLGPGVRFISLG
- a CDS encoding GNAT family N-acetyltransferase gives rise to the protein MSFIIQPKNNRKPIFRKHIKGIGVFELYAFDVESESKYIHQWVNQDYAKYWDMQNTSLDQVKSAYQEIVNGHTQVFMAYYNNAPIFLLERYDPEQDLIGKYYDVKPGDAGMHILIAPPKSKIAHFTWHVFTTIMDFIFSDEKVNRIVVEPDIRNEKIHVLNKKAGFKYDKSLKLPHKTAHLAFCTKSDYRIAKSEHDLGGPITLANDPEEAVNHLNEKNWSKANIIFIRKAIGEFAHELILQPKSFEKDSNGYEHYALSADQPGVIYYFRAKKLALDHWSIDETSITKKVNDETAALDGLSFILDFKNTLGIPAEMLPTYLEEIASTLYGSAYMRQTKATPATELINAEYQQIEHAMTAGHPCFVANNGRIGFDTVDYKKYAPEADTSFQLIWLAGHKEQTNFSHVNGLTYRNLLSNELGDEVVNQFNDKLNSLGVSADEYCFIPVHPWQWFNKLASIFSPDIANKRLIYLGRGRDQYLAQQSIRTLYNITKPDKYYVKTSLSILNMGFMRGLSPYYMSGTPAITEWVNQTLGNDQYLKDQGFEMLGEVATVGYRNFYFEELGRTNAYNKMLSALWRESPSSKLASGQRLMTMAALLHNDEDNRSLVAELINASGLPAKQWLQSYLKCYMKPLLHCFYKYDTVFMPHGENLILVMEENVPVKAIMKDITEEMQVLSSEVELSGEVKRIFADVPENIRLLSIFTDVFDCFFRFLSAILEEQNICTEGVFWQTVAEVIYEYQEDWPQYEHKYMKFDLFAEEFDRSCLNRLQLKNNRQMVNLADPAAALQFFGKLTNPVATFRRVKMEGNV
- a CDS encoding MFS transporter, whose protein sequence is MNLKLFLIGMTLLAVVSDSMLHPFFPQFFKGTFGVSDPKHVGYYIAAMCFTVMVAFPLWAFVTKRVAELKLLVYTQLAAGLLCVYCFRINSLALFWVISLTMIVFKGSYLLIYPYVMSLVEKENHTSTVGLLSVVVHFGSILGAILGGAAVDSFNPKFIFLVMAAGDFIQMAVSFYLLRSSRYNTDYKLPDEPTEKSDLLPKDFILKLGLITMILYGSAYMIRPFFSVYWEAISSYDSKIVSGSMYALPALVALVALWLDHRKILAKDGFNAIIPSIILGVAGLLLQGSQVAWVIIVGRLIYGWAIYHAVIKFDVLLFELSTPKAYATDYSKIHFFQNLGVLITSFGVGVMVDQYGLVIPFWIAGAGFLITLSLYCLVFKSSREGLGKPSISNQ